A window of Nonomuraea angiospora genomic DNA:
GCGCCGAGCAGGCGCCACACGAGCTGGTCGGGGGCGCCCAGCACGGCGACCAGCCCCAGCCCGAGCAGCAGCCCGGCCGCCACCGCCACCGCGAACAGCACCCTGGCGGTGCGTCCGAGCAGGTGCCGCCGGTTCAGCGGCGAGGGCAGCAGCCAGGAGGCGTCGGCGGCGGGCAGCATCACGGGTCCCGCCGCGCGGGCTGCGGCCAGGAAACCGGCCAGCGCCAGCGCGAGCAGGGCCGCTCCCGCGCTCACGCGAGCGGGGTCGGCGGCTCCGGCCAGCCCCTGGAGCACGGTGGTGAGCGGGTGGCCGAGCACGGCGGCCAGCATCGCCAGCCCGAACCCGGCGACGTACCGATCGAGCAGGCTTCCGCGGGCGGGGCCACGTGAGCGGAGATACGCCCGCACCACCCGCACACTGCCTCCGGCCCCGCTCGCGTCTCCACTCCCGGCCCCGCTCACGCCTCCGCCCCCGGCCCCGCTCATGCGGTCACCCCCGATCCCGCTCATGCGGTCACCCCCGATCCCGCTCATGCGGTCACCTCCGGCGGCGGGACCAGGTCGGGTACGCCGGCTCGGCTCATGCGTCCACCCCAGACGGTGAGACCTGGCGGGCGCGGCCGGCCAGGCCGTGATCGTGCGTGGCCATCACCACGGTGCCTCCCTCGCCCGCGTACTCCTCGAGCAGATCGGCCAGCCGGGCACGGAAACCGGCGTCCAGACCGCGTTCCGGCTCGTCGAGCAGCAGCAACGTGCTCGGCCTGAGCAGCGCGGAGGCCAGGGAGAGGCGTTGGCGCTGCCCGGTGGACAGGTTCAGCGGCGGCGCGTCCGCCCGCTCCACCAGCGCGAACACCTCCAGCGCCGCCTCCACCTCCATCCGGGCCTCGGCGTGCACGGCGCCCATCAGCTCCAGGTGTTCGCGGGCGGTGAGCCCCGGGTACCAGGTGGGCTCGTCGCCCAGCATCGCCACCCGGCGCCAGAAGGCGGCGTCGTCAGCCGGCGGCTCCCCGAACACCCGGACCTGGCCGGAGGTGGCGGGCTGGAGCCCGGCCAGGCAGCGCAGGAGGGTCGACTTGCCGCTCCCGTTCGGGCCGACGACCGCCACGATCTCGCCCGGTGACACGGTCAGCTCCATGTCCCGCAGCACGGGATTGCCGCCGAGTTCGACCGTGAGGTCGTGAACGCTGATGATCGAGTCGTACACGGAGTCGAGCCTAGCCAGCCGAGCGCGCGGATGATCGCGGCGATTTTCTGTCGGTGCCATCGCCTACCTTCTATTCCGAACACCAGTGCGACTGGAGGGTGACGTGATTGCTTCTGAGCGATTCGAGCGTGCCGCCGTGTTGGGGGTGGCTGTGGCTGAGGAGACTCGACGGCTGCTGAGGCTCCACCTGGTTCCGGGGGAGGAGGCAGCCGACGGCACCGCGCT
This region includes:
- the ccmA gene encoding heme ABC exporter ATP-binding protein CcmA, producing the protein MYDSIISVHDLTVELGGNPVLRDMELTVSPGEIVAVVGPNGSGKSTLLRCLAGLQPATSGQVRVFGEPPADDAAFWRRVAMLGDEPTWYPGLTAREHLELMGAVHAEARMEVEAALEVFALVERADAPPLNLSTGQRQRLSLASALLRPSTLLLLDEPERGLDAGFRARLADLLEEYAGEGGTVVMATHDHGLAGRARQVSPSGVDA